One Bacillota bacterium DNA segment encodes these proteins:
- the rpoB gene encoding DNA-directed RNA polymerase subunit beta, with protein MADPKRLAGQRKSFAKIAEVLDIPNLIEVQRKSYEWFLQEGLLEMFRDISPIRDFTGNLILEFLDYALGEPKWSERECKERDATYAAPLRVRVRLINSETGEMKEQEVFMGDFPLMTETGTFIINGAERVVVSQLVRSPGVYYGRDVDANGNPVYTATVIPNRGAWLEFETEAGGVLQVRVDRTRKLPATALLRALGWETDAQLMELLGETAELRATLEHDPTRDARTALVELYRRLRPGEPPTEENARSLLEGLLTDPKRYDLAAVGRYKLNKKLSLRNRVVGRIAAEDVKDPQTGELLVASGSRISRSVAERLSQAGVQRLRVRTDDDRELLVVGNGAPAMDVKTITPEDMAAIVNYMFTLMHGVGAIDDIDHLGNRRLRSVGELLQNQFRVGLARMERVIRERMTIQDAELITPQALINIRPVVAAVKEFFGSSQLSQFMDQTNPLAELTHKRRLSALGPGGLSRERAGFDVRDVHHSHYGRMCPIETPEGPNIGLIGALSTYARVNEYGFIETPYRKVVDGRVTDEIVYLTADEEDDARIAQANEPLDEEGRFKAERVTCRYQTDIVRVAPGDVDYMDVSPKQVVSVATALIPFLEHDDANRALMGANMQRQAVPLLTTESQIVGTGIEYRAAMDSGVEVLARRGGVVERVTADEVIVRGDDGQRDLYELLKFQRTNQGTCFNQKPIVRAGDRVEAGDILADGPSVDHGELALGKNVLCAFLPWEGYNYEDAILLSERLVQDDTFTSIHIEEHECEARDTKLGPEEITRDIPNVGEDVLKDLDDRGIVRIGAEVHPGDILVGKVTPKGETELTAEERLLRAIFGEKAREVRDTSLRVPHGESGIVVDVKVFSRENGDELAPGVNQLIRVYVAQKRKISAGDKMAGRHGNKGVVSRILPVEDMPFLPDGRPVDIVLNPLGVPSRMNVGQILECTLGWAAQKLGIKVATPVFDGATEQEILEMLRQAGLPEDGKTILYDGRTGEPFDNPVTVGYVYMLKLAHLVDDKIHARSTGPYSLVTQQPLGGKAQFGGQRFGEMEVWALEAYGAAYTLQEMLTVKSDDVIGRVKTYEAIIKGENVPQPGVPESFKVLIKEMQSLGLDVRIFSRDGEEVELAETDEDYGETPTEYDFDLSEVRRPAAVEARQAAQATLDEERIEESAEESDEEGELPGMGVVAFDPDEELGDDAVGDDE; from the coding sequence GGACATCCCGAACCTGATCGAGGTCCAGCGCAAGTCCTACGAGTGGTTCCTCCAGGAAGGGCTGCTGGAGATGTTCCGCGACATCTCTCCCATCCGGGACTTTACGGGCAACCTGATCCTGGAGTTCCTCGACTACGCCCTCGGCGAACCCAAGTGGAGCGAGCGGGAGTGCAAGGAGCGCGACGCCACGTACGCCGCGCCGTTGCGCGTTCGCGTGCGGCTGATCAACAGCGAGACCGGCGAGATGAAGGAGCAGGAAGTCTTCATGGGCGACTTCCCGCTGATGACCGAGACCGGTACCTTCATCATCAACGGCGCCGAGCGCGTGGTCGTCAGCCAACTGGTCCGCTCCCCCGGCGTCTACTACGGCCGGGACGTCGACGCCAACGGGAACCCCGTCTACACGGCCACGGTCATCCCCAACCGCGGCGCCTGGCTCGAGTTCGAGACCGAGGCGGGCGGAGTCCTCCAGGTGCGTGTCGACAGGACCCGGAAGCTTCCTGCCACCGCCCTCCTGCGGGCGCTGGGCTGGGAGACCGACGCGCAGCTCATGGAGCTGCTGGGCGAGACCGCCGAGCTGCGCGCCACCCTGGAGCACGATCCGACGCGTGACGCGCGCACCGCGCTGGTGGAGCTCTACCGGCGGCTGCGGCCGGGCGAGCCGCCCACGGAGGAGAACGCCCGCTCCCTGCTGGAGGGCCTGCTCACCGATCCCAAGCGGTACGACCTGGCGGCGGTGGGCCGCTACAAGCTGAACAAGAAGCTGAGCCTGCGCAACCGCGTGGTCGGGCGGATCGCGGCCGAGGACGTGAAGGACCCGCAGACGGGCGAGCTGCTGGTGGCCTCGGGCAGCCGCATCAGCCGATCCGTGGCCGAGCGGCTGAGCCAGGCGGGCGTCCAGCGGCTGCGCGTGCGGACCGATGACGACCGCGAGCTGCTCGTGGTCGGCAACGGCGCCCCTGCCATGGATGTGAAGACCATCACGCCCGAGGACATGGCTGCCATCGTGAACTACATGTTCACGCTGATGCACGGCGTGGGCGCCATCGACGACATCGACCACCTGGGCAACCGGCGGCTCCGTTCGGTGGGCGAGCTCCTCCAGAACCAGTTCCGCGTGGGGCTGGCCCGGATGGAGCGGGTGATCCGCGAGCGGATGACCATCCAGGATGCGGAGCTGATCACCCCGCAGGCGCTGATCAACATCCGGCCGGTGGTGGCCGCCGTCAAGGAGTTCTTCGGCTCGAGCCAGCTGAGCCAGTTCATGGACCAGACCAACCCGCTGGCGGAGCTGACGCACAAGCGGCGCCTGAGCGCGCTCGGTCCCGGCGGCCTCTCGCGGGAGCGCGCCGGCTTCGACGTGCGCGACGTCCACCACTCGCACTACGGCCGGATGTGCCCCATCGAGACGCCCGAAGGTCCCAACATCGGGCTGATCGGCGCCCTGTCCACGTACGCCCGCGTCAACGAGTACGGCTTCATCGAGACGCCGTACCGGAAGGTGGTCGACGGCCGGGTGACCGACGAGATCGTCTACCTGACCGCCGACGAGGAGGACGACGCCCGCATCGCCCAGGCCAACGAGCCGCTGGACGAGGAGGGGCGCTTCAAGGCGGAGCGCGTCACCTGCCGCTACCAGACGGACATCGTCCGGGTGGCGCCCGGCGACGTGGACTACATGGACGTCTCGCCGAAGCAGGTGGTGAGCGTCGCCACGGCGCTGATCCCCTTCCTGGAGCATGACGACGCCAACCGCGCGCTGATGGGCGCAAACATGCAGCGGCAGGCGGTACCCCTCCTGACCACCGAGTCGCAGATCGTCGGCACGGGCATCGAGTACCGGGCCGCCATGGACTCGGGCGTCGAGGTGCTGGCCCGGCGGGGCGGGGTGGTCGAGCGGGTGACGGCGGACGAGGTGATCGTCCGCGGCGACGACGGGCAGCGCGACCTGTACGAGCTGCTGAAGTTCCAGCGGACCAACCAGGGCACCTGCTTCAACCAGAAGCCGATCGTCCGCGCAGGCGACCGGGTCGAGGCGGGCGACATCCTCGCCGACGGCCCCAGCGTCGACCATGGCGAGCTCGCCCTGGGGAAGAACGTGCTCTGCGCCTTCCTGCCGTGGGAAGGCTACAACTACGAGGACGCCATCCTCCTGAGCGAGCGGCTGGTCCAGGACGATACCTTCACCTCGATCCACATCGAGGAGCACGAGTGCGAGGCGCGGGACACCAAGCTGGGCCCCGAGGAGATCACCCGCGACATCCCCAACGTGGGCGAGGACGTCCTGAAGGACCTGGACGATCGGGGCATCGTCCGCATCGGGGCCGAGGTGCATCCGGGCGACATCCTCGTCGGCAAGGTGACGCCGAAGGGCGAGACGGAGCTGACCGCCGAGGAGCGCCTGCTGCGCGCCATCTTCGGCGAGAAGGCGCGGGAGGTGCGGGACACCTCGCTGCGCGTGCCACACGGCGAGAGCGGCATCGTCGTCGACGTCAAGGTCTTCTCGCGCGAGAACGGTGACGAGCTGGCCCCGGGCGTCAACCAGCTGATCCGGGTCTACGTGGCCCAGAAGAGGAAGATCTCCGCCGGCGACAAGATGGCGGGCCGCCACGGCAACAAGGGCGTCGTCTCGCGGATCCTGCCGGTGGAGGACATGCCCTTCCTGCCGGACGGCCGCCCGGTGGACATCGTCCTCAACCCGCTGGGTGTGCCCTCGCGCATGAACGTGGGCCAGATCCTGGAATGCACCCTGGGCTGGGCCGCCCAGAAGCTGGGGATCAAGGTGGCTACGCCGGTCTTCGACGGCGCCACCGAGCAGGAGATCCTGGAGATGCTCCGCCAGGCAGGTCTGCCGGAGGACGGGAAGACCATCCTGTACGACGGGCGCACCGGCGAGCCCTTCGACAACCCGGTGACGGTGGGCTACGTCTACATGCTGAAGCTGGCCCACCTGGTCGACGACAAGATCCATGCCCGGTCCACGGGGCCCTACTCCCTCGTCACCCAGCAGCCGCTGGGCGGCAAGGCGCAGTTCGGCGGGCAGCGTTTCGGCGAGATGGAGGTCTGGGCGCTGGAGGCGTACGGCGCCGCCTACACGCTTCAGGAGATGCTCACCGTCAAGTCCGACGACGTCATCGGGCGGGTGAAGACGTACGAGGCGATCATCAAGGGCGAGAACGTGCCGCAGCCCGGCGTCCCCGAATCCTTCAAGGTGCTGATCAAGGAGATGCAGAGCCTGGGCCTGGACGTCCGCATCTTCTCCCGCGACGGCGAGGAAGTGGAGCTCGCGGAGACGGACGAGGATTACGGCGAGACGCCGACCGAGTACGACTTCGACCTGAGCGAGGTGCGGCGCCCGGCGGCGGTGGAGGCGCGCCAGGCGGCGCAGGCGACGCTGGACGAAGAGCGCATCGAGGAGAGCGCCGAGGAGTCCGACGAGGAGGGCGAGCTTCCCGGCATGGGCGTGGTCGCTTTCGACCCGGACGAGGAGCTCGGCGACGATGCGGTAGGCGACGACGAATGA